The Ipomoea triloba cultivar NCNSP0323 chromosome 4, ASM357664v1 DNA segment ACTTATTATGAAAGTTAAGCACAACCCTGCCAAATTAATCTGTTAACTTAATAACCACACCATTACAAGTTCGATTCCCAATAAAAACAGTCTATTGACTTTTTAGTTTGAACCAGACAACTATGGACAACTTAGCTGATTTATGTCAATCAGGACGGAACTTACTCATTGCACACTCAGACAGTGACAGCGGGTTTCCTAGTCACCCAAAATCATTATGAAAGTTATGTTTACTTGCCCAAGctatcatcatcaacttcaggCTTTATGCAAGTGGGAATATTTGAGGAGGgctaaaacattaaaaaagaaGATTCAATGCAAAGATAAAAGATAGTGTACCCACCCCTGGAGATTGCCTTTGTGGACCCACCAGTGCCctgtgttgaaagaaagaacatCAGCATTCTTCCAAGCAATCCCATTCCTACTAATGTCGTCTAGTTTCAGTATTCTTTTCCCCTGCACTGAGTCTATGTCTACCAGGTATGGCGCTCTGTAAAACGACAGTGTCACTCCATAATCCTGCGGTTAATTAAGAATGTTCGATTTGACTAGGAAATGTTTGGCAATAAGATTTAAGACTACTGGgtgaaagaaattaaattaaaggttTTACCAAGAATTTGAAAGCTGAGAGAGGGTCACCCCTGATCATCTTAGTCTGTGATCTTGGGACGAAAGCTGACACCATGCAAATCAACGACTCCCATTGGTTGAGCCCCAGAGAGTCCCCCACAAACATCACGGTCTTCCCTCTCATTCTCCCCAGAAAATCCAGCCCGTTGAACCTAGATCACAAAACCAAGAACCGGAAAAACACCGTAAAGATCAAAACTTTACCACGACATTTTAACCGCAGAGCAAAGAACATGGGTTTCTGCTACCTGGGAACGTCGCAATTCGCCGGTTTCCACCGGTATTTTAGGTAGTCAGTGTCGGGTCGGCCGTACATTTGGCAGTTGAACTCTGGGTCAATAATGGCAGGGCAATCAGAGGATTGGTAAATAGGATAGGTCTCGTCAAGAACCCAACTGCCCACAAACAGAGAACACGAGCTCAGATTGGCCTGCAACAATGGCGTTCTATGGCGGCCCGATGCAGAGACACAGCAGTATAATAGAAGGAGGCAGAGAATGGTGAAGGGGGGAGAAAGAGGAGCcatgggagaagaagaaaggtgaAGAAAGGGGAgtagtgaagaagaagaaagcaggAAAAGGTATAGAGGATTATTGGGGTAGTATTATTATAGAAAAGAGCGTAAAGGGAggtggggttttttttttgttttgttttgttgggttGTGGCGTATGCGTGCATGTGAAGGTGGCTATATATGAATAGAAGGATTCACGTGTTGTTTGAACTGGCCGTGCCCCCAGCGGTGCTGCTAGCTCACTCGTGACTTGCCTTCATTCAATCATACATGCATCTATATGCCAATACTCTAAACATTCTCATTGCACATTTTGATACCCACGAATTTTTCCAGTGGAACCTTTCGGTGACCATGAATTTCTTCAGTCCGTCATCCAAATAAGTTACACAGTACATACCTTTTGCTAATGGCAACAGATTTTTTTCGTCATCCAAATAAGTATAGTATAGGAACTGAATTCTTTTTTATCTTATAACTCAATGaataaaagtgttattttttcatttcatcATTTGTATGATGTAAAAAATGAGAagttaattattgtttttaaaggTATCTGTCAGTAAGCCAATGGTGCATGATTTAGTCAACAAATTTGGATGAAAATAACCTAACATTATCCATTTTATTATCCAATTAAGTCTTCAAAAATGGGTGCTCATAATTAATTCGAATGGCATGACTTATTGTTGAGGGCATAAGTCAAATTATTCTCACCAACTAaacatgaaaattaaaattcaataattatcgtaatttttaataaataaactatTTGAAGGGTGGAAAAGACTATTAAGGCTCGGAAGGGAAGGGGACGACCGGTTGAAGGCAACTGGGGGTAATAGAATCTAATAAGGGAAGGCCAATCGAGAGGAGGAGTCAGCTTGATATAGAGCAGGTTAATCAATCAGAGGTCGATTGGTTCTCATGGATGAATGAATGGAAGAGATTACATGAAGAGGAGAAACTAGAGAGGGAAAACTCCGTGGGAAAAGACAAGTGATAAGGAAGAAGAATGCGAGGCCAATGAAGTCGATTGGGAGAAGTCATACTTGCCAGCTGCCACCGAGCAAGAGCTCTGGTACTCGGGGATACGAAAGGATGGACCGAAAGGTCAGGGCAAGCCCGAGTGGGCAGGAGGAGAAACTGGTTGGAAGCTCGTCCCTAATAAGGCCGCAAGCCCAAAAAAGAGGAGCTCGGGTGAGGCAAATTTGGAAGCTCGCTTAAAGCAAGGAGGATCAGGAGCGAATTTTGTGGACATTACAAGGAAAGTAGATCAAAAGGCTTTAGGAAATCGAATCAGATGTAATAAGGCAAGGAATTATGTACATTTATGGTAGATTAGGGTTACCTATTAAGAACCAACCACTTCTCCTTGTGTAAATAAAGGCATTCAACCTTGAAAAAGGTTAAGCAATTCGAAATAACGATTTTGAGAGAACAATCATGTTAACAACTGTTgaacatatgtaatatataaatataaatgtgtaatctaactatcagcttaaacttttagttgagatagaacacatgcttcaattacaACCAAGTACCTAGTTTATACTATATTTTTGAGAGGGCATTTGGAATGATGGAAAACATCCTAATATATAAAAGGGTATTTGGAGCATTCTAACACTCCAAACGCACAACTTCAACCATTGTACGTATAAACGGTATAATTCTCACTGGACCCATAGCTTTTGGAGATAAACTCTCCAAAATGCCCCCATTagtcattattaattaatagatAAAAACGCATTGATTAATATATGATTACATaactaaattaaattgaaattttcatttaccaTGGATACTTTAATTTTCAACCCTTTGAGTATTTCTTTTCttagcttttaaaaaaaatttcaacttgACCAATTTAACTGCAATCGCTCCAATCTAATCCCAACACTCTAGCGGCTCCCCCAAACGGGGCCTTAGTAGAATGAATTGGGTGATGGTGACTGCAGGCAATCAGATGATCAACTTGCAGTTTTGGACCTGTGTTTATCCATTATCAGTGTGCTGTCTAACACAGCAATACAGTTTCTTTTCCCCGATTTTACGGGACTAACTATATCCTGAATCCCATGAATCCGCCTAGGTCCACGAGACATAATGCACCCCATTTGAAAATGTGGCATGGACCCTTAACTGATGAACTTTTAATTTAGCAATGAAAACAAAAACAGCAGCCTGCCAGTACTGATTCAATGTCTCTCTGTTCATTCATTCAGTCCCAAGTAATCCAGTATATCATATAGGTTTTGAGAATCATAGGAAACAATgaaacataaaacataaaactCTAAATGTCACCTTTCACCTCATCAAAATCACTAAAGAAACCCCCCTGTTGTTGTAGATAAAAAAGACCAGAAAGTTCAATTTCTTCATCAGGCAGGAATGCTTCAGAAGCTGGTGGGATGTTATTACCATCCACGTCGTCTTCTTCTGCACGAAGACCTGAAATGTTAGTGCAAAAACCTAATTCGTTCTGCAACGGAGGTGAGGAGGATTTAGATGCTTATAAGTACTTTGCGATTGCAGCAGCAGCGGCTTCTGGCACATGATTGTGCCATTGAAGTTGAGGAATGTGTTGTCTAGGAAGTCCTGTCTCTCGGTTTTGCTCATCACTGAGAACCCGAACGAGCCAGTCCATGTGTTCATTGCATCCGGAAGTGCAGGCAGAACTAGCCTCTGCACTCCCAGTTCTACAAGTTTCTGCACAACAAGAAGCAGAAGATCTTCATGACAATCGAATCTCGAGAAAAATGGCAATGGAAACGACGGCAGGACAGAATTGAATGTGCATACCTTCTCTAGCTGATTCATCAGGGCGCGACACATTCCCAGTTTCCTGTGTTTAAACAGTGTGGCAATAAGTGGGATCTCAGCCACTTTTTCTCCATGAACCCTGGAGATGCCAACATACATTTTAGCATTCATTAAGGATGTCTGCAAAACAAGGGGATAATGAAACATCATGGGATATGGGATACCTTAATGTAGCCACTGTTACAATTTCATCATTCCTCTCCAAGATTGCAGTGTAGAATCCTTGAAAATTCAAACGGTTCAGATCAGACCTGGCAAAATATCAGAAGTTTAGTTTACCATTAGAATGGAAGAAAGAAGTTACACAATAAAGAAGATATCTCAATATAAGCACTAAccattgactaaaaattatatCTTCCACAAGATCCCTGTTGGTTCCACTTTCCTCAAGAGATGCAAAGCACTCATGCATCACACCAAGCGCCGCCCTAAGCCTGCCATGATTCTCTTTCGAATCATTTTGCTTTGTGGCCTTCAACAATGTCCAAGAAAGGTCATTATATCCTAGTGGAACTCGTTTTCCCAGAACCCGACGAAGACCCAAAAATATCTGCAATTATAGGTACACaatgtgaaattatcaattattaGGCAGAGGCCGATGATGGACCAAGTCCAGCACTAGGTGGCTATGGAGATTGTCGGGTCCAGTggctgaagggccaagtccaacaccttgcctctcgaaaatgtggcagAGGCTGAAAGACCATGTGGCGGTACTGGTAAGCACTTGATTCTAAAATCAACCTTTTATGATTATCTAACTATCTACACAGCACATACAAGAAATGGAGATTTGAAGTACCTGCTCACATCTGTAGTTGCAGAACCATTCCCTTTCAGGAAAGCAGTCCAGTTTAAGGAGACAGTTGCTTTTGAGACACCCAACATGATCTGCAACAAGTTAGATcatacaattgtgttgaaatatcCTATAAAACATTGGTATATGTCTGGAAAACAATTTGGAGAGGTGAAAATGAAACGGAATTGCTCACACAGATGATCGCATTGGTAACAGCAAAGAACAGTCTTATCTGAGATTTGGTTTTTGTTTCTATCAAATTGGTTTGTGTGACAGATTCCACAACAGCATGAAGGGCAAAACCAATCCCCAGGTGGTAACTCCTGAAAACGCAACGAATCATGCAACGAATCGACTCCTCTTTATAGGTaacagaaaaatgaaataagcGCAATTGAATACCTTTAGACCAAGGCAACTAGCATGAAATGAAGAGGGGCACCCATCACACAGAAGCAATTCACCATAATCCAGACAGATAGAACATATGTCATCATGTATGGTTGGCAACTTAGGACTCCTCTGCTTGTTGCAGCCCTTTGTTTTGGGGACTTTCACATCACTTTTGCTTTTCATCTCCATTTGGCAGTCGAACAACGACCTGCCATCTTCCAAGAATATATATGAAGAAGGCCTGTGATATGTGCTATTTGCATGAGCTTCAAAGTTACTAAGCCCATAAACTTGCTGGCAGCAATTGCATAGTATCCCTTCTCGAGTGATCATCCCATCTTTCAATACACACCCATCCTTCTTTCGGTACTGCACCTTTGCCCAAGGCAGAACCACATTACTGTCTATCAAACCTGACAGAATATTTCGTTTCGTCGAGAAAGACAGTCTTTGCTTTATTGGCAGATCAGAATCTTTAACCAGCATTCTTGATTGATCAGAATCTTTAACCAGCATTCTTGATTCCTCAGAATCTTTAACCAACATTCTTGACTGATCAGACTCTTTAACCAGCATTCTTGATTGATGAGAATCTTTAACCAGCATTCCTGACTGATCAGAATCTTCAACATCCTGGGCAGTAATTGAACTACTCCTGGATTCAAGAAATCCAGGCTTTCCCATCTGACTAACAGTACCAAGAACCTCAACATTATCAGTTTCAGATTGATCAGTAACACCTCTAGATTCACTGTCTTCTCTGGGAAGATAATCTCCATTGGCTTCTGCAAACCATTTGCAGGCTGTAAGAAGGGAGTAAAACACTTTCCCACAGGGAGCTTTATAGCGGAGTTCTCTCTTGTTTTTCTTGTGGGCATAAAAGAATTCCCATCCACTGCTGAGTAAATGCTCCTTGGATTTAACTTTGGCCTCTGTTTTTTCTCTGGAATCAGAAGAGATTTTCCGGTCGCAGAAAGATATATAGTCAGAAATGGCTTGAGAATCCGCTTGAGGAGGAGGCACATACACTGCTAACTCCTTGCATTCTTGTGGGTTCGCCATTAATGGCGGCTCAATAGCAGGGAGAGAATCTGTAATATCAGAGCAAACTTGGGTGAGAGACATATAAGTTTTCCCATCGGGCGAAATGTAGCACATTCTTGCTCCAGTTTGAGTATGCCCAAAGCGAACTTCCCAGCCAATATACAAAAGATGCTTCTTTACCCTCAAACTCAACTTGACAGATTTCCTCCGCTTTGACAATGGCGTGTTGAGGTACTCAGCAATGGCGTCTGGGCAAAACTCTGCTTCGGATTTCACCGGATGCCACTCCAATTTcctccttcttctcctcctcctcttcttcttctcgggAGAAGGTGTTTCttgctcatcatcatcatcatcagaagaagaagaagaagaactccCGGGTTGTTCTTGGTCAGAAAGAGAAAATCTTGGCAGGAAAGAAGTTCTGGGTTGTTCTTGATCAGAAGCAGAAACTCTTGGCAGGGAAGACTTCATGGGTTGATTTTGGTCAGAAAAAGAAACTCTTGGCAGAGAAGAAGGAAACTCCATAATTGAAGAACTGTTCACGTTATAATTACTGAACCCAAAACCCTTATCATTAGATAATCTTCCAAATCCCCCATTTATACTACTAAATCCGCTAAAACCAAACCCGCCTCCGTTCATGTTCGATTAGAACTGCAGATCAAGAAACAGAAGCAAGCATAAATAACATAAAACCAAGAAACTTGCGAAACAAGAAACAATGAAACTAAATAAACTAGAATGAAAGCTAGAGAACTAAACCGTGAACACTCTGATCTTCTGCAATTTTTCTGCCAGAAGTTTaggttttgctttgtttttccttctaaaaTGTTATAACCCTCGCCATTGTTTCAATGGCGTAGAGGTCTACTCATGCTGAAATTTTTGCAGTGACCTACTTCTTCCATCttgtttcctttttttgttTCCTAAAGCCATATATCTGACTTAGAATTCTGACTTCAACACAATTTGTACATTTTATGATTCTTTCCTAAAGCTACAAagcaaaatcaaattaaataaaagaattgtACACTAGTtcttaattaattcttttggaAGAATCATATATTTTGCTgcttaattttagtttttctccttttttaaattttctttggTGACAATAAAAACCTACAGATATTATATAAGGATGAACGTTCGGTTAGTAAATCCTCTTATGCATGTAATAACCGTCGGTTTCGGACAATGCTTTCTGTTGTGGGGTCACTCACCATTTAGCATTGcaaagtgttcagaaatgcaccatTGAGTGTGTTGCATTGCAGACTTTGTCCCAACTTTGACCGAGAGAGAATGTTAGCAACTTGTAACTTTTAGGtataagaatcatgttttaATCTCTgtgttaaattatattatattaaattggaATTGATTTGAATTTATGATGGTCTAACAttctattaatttaattttatggtaaatataaattcataataaacaatcaatataatcaataattCTAACTTAATTGATTGATTTTAGATATTaagtaaactaaattaaaataagaaacaaaTGAACAGAAGTAACAAGTAGAAATCAATAGGCAATAAAATTCTTCTTCATGCTGGTGTTCTTCATTTTGGCTTAGCATTAAGTTGTTACTCaagataattaaattatattgtgattTATAGTTAACATTGTTACGTAGTTCattattaaatgttcatttctagtatattattgaatgttcatttttaatgtataactaaaaatgaacctttaaaatataaatgtttaatatattaaaaatgaattttatatcAATCACCTTCCCAAGGCCCTAGctgacaaaggatcacaagaagTAAGCTAGTTGTTTAAAAATGAGTCCTATTAGGggtattaataatcattccatcCCCTTAATGGATGGTGGAGACCTACTAAATTATATaactagaaatcattttctagaaCCCTCCCTAAATCTCTACATTAACTTAAGGTTCTAGAATAATCCATACATCTCTACTACTACTAGTCTTATATACATGTTTCTAGAAAATCCCATAAACTATGGAAAGCTATGAGAAAGTCCAAGATAGGTCTAGAATGATATAGGAAACCTAAAAAATGTGCTGCAAAGTGTCCCGCACGGTACACTAGACAACCCTAAACGATGGACTGACTGAGAGGCTTATAGATAGCCCCTAACTAGAAGTAGGGTGAAACCCATTCCCCAATGCGGGCCTTAACTGACAAAGACATTCAAGGAAATAAACGAACTAATTTAgttaagagttaattaccgttTTGGCCCCTCAACTATGGCGAAAGTACCAAATtggtcatcgactttcaattttgCCCGATTAAATCCTCAAGTATTGATTTTTTGACCGATGTGGTCCTCCGTCTGTTGGGGTGTTAAATGACCGTCTAATTTGAGGGCATAAAAATCTATGCTGAATTCCCACCTAAATTCCCACAAATCGTTCGTTATATATGCTCTCTTCCAGATTTCTTCCCACCACATTTTTCATTGCTAACCCTAATTTCATTTGCCCATTTTGTGCAATCCTCGGATTGTTACGGAGGTTAAATAAGAACGATatgatgaagaaattgaaagGCTGCAAATGAAATTAAGATCTACTGCTATAAGAACTTCAAGTACAGAACTAAACTTTTGGAAGAAATAGACTTACCTCCGTTGCCGTGTGTGCTGCTTGAAGCCATCACAGGTCTTCGTGCAATCTAGCTTCCACAGATTCTTGCCAGAATTAGGTCGCCAAGTGAATTAGGTTTAGCGAGATTGGGGATTTTGGGAGAATTAGGTTTAGCGAGATTGGGGATTTTTGAAGAATTAGGTTTACTTCCATAAATTGCCcttttattaataactattctgTACTTATACAATCGGATAACTTTTAAAAACATCGGATAACTTTTAAAAACATCGGATGACTTTTAAAAACATCGGATAACTTTTAAAAACATCGGATAACTTTTAAAAACACAAAACTAAAATAGGATTAAGTGGGATAATGGTCATACATCAagtaaatatttataacaaataaaataagtttttttaaaataaatataattcaaatccagagaaaattcaaaaaatatatatatagtcattttcatttttggtcctattgttattggggcattgccaattttagtccacttcattaatttttgccacattgcggccagtcttatttagtccttgccagttttagtccaccgttaaaattttcgtcaaataaccatccaaaacaggggcattttgatcttttcatgctttgatcatctcctttaccctttgtagtggttttccttacatattttcatccaatgaagatgTCCGATAAAAGCCatgactttgtaatgtggctcaaaTAGCTTTCGtcggaccaaaaatggaaatgactatatatatatatatatatatatatatatatatatatatgggcaatCACCCATCGGTCGTTGGTATGTAGTTGTGACTTTGTCATTTCGGCACCTCACCTATCCCGGTCAacactaagggtgcgtttggttggtgggtttagtaTAAGGTATGAGTACCAaaatgattgttattgtttgattgATAGGTTTCAGAAGactactatgagtttggaatatcccattaattggaaaactcataccctaatgaaataagggtttcatttcccttcctcctttcttccccaactattaataatcattctcattctacCATACTAcgaaacatgcaaaatactttcaccaaaacccattacccttaccaagtatttgatacccataccgattccgattcccatatgcgaaccaaacacaccctaagttttcGGTAGCTATGATTTCATCCATACgatttttaaactttcaaacaACTAAAGAAGGTagagtattacatttattttttctttttttttttaaattgatttaattattttttttattatttagaatttCTGAAGTGTAATTATCTATTGATTTTAGATATGGaattttttagggaaaatgatcaaataagccccTGAACATTatacaaaaagtcaattaggtctcCAAACTTTtgaaaggtgcaattaaacacatgaTTTTAGTGCATTGCACCCATTTAACCGGTTAACTCCAGGTAACCTTCAGTAAATACTTCCATGGCAACTGACTTGTCAATACCTAGCTTGCCACataagcaaagtaaagaaagaataacaattaaaaagaaaactcaGTGGAACTTCCCCCCACAGCCCCACCTCTGAGAACAAATTCCTAACTTCCTGCCATGGAGTTCTCTCTTTTCAACAACACCTTGAAGGCTTGAAGTCCAAATCGTACGATCGTCGGAATCTATGATGAGCTCATGCTCTAGTATTCTGCACATAGCATAGAGTTTCAAGATGAATGGCCTTACGCGATTCATCTCTTAGGGCACCTCTACAACAATGACATTAACAGTGCTCAAGTTTTGTCGAAGACGATATCGACCGTGATAAAGGAGGATCGGCGCGGTTTGGAAAATTGGGCAGAAGCTATGGACTATGAATTATGCCAGAGTTCATGAGGCTTTACGTGAGTATGAATGGAGCCCAAAGCTAAGCCTCTACGTGACTACCGTCAACGATGGCTAAGAACATTTCTGGGTTCTTCAAAGTTATGCCTAGGTTCTTCAAACTGTTCTCTCACTTCTCTTATCTCCTGTGCCGCAACCTTCACAGCTTGTTTTTCGTCTCCATTTTCGAACACATCCATATCTCCTCTTTCTCATCTCCTCTCCGTTTTCAAAACACACAACTTCTATTCTTTCCTCTCCACTTTCGAATTTTATCCTTTTGTCTCCATCTTTGAAACCCAACGGTTTTGACCGGCGGAGATGGGCTGCAACGGCTTGCTTAGACCTTTGCTGGAGGTGTTTGACTGGAAGTGGAGTGGTTTGACCGGCGGAGATTAGCGGTAGCGAAGTGATTTGACCAATATTTGAGGTGTTTGGTTGGCAGTGGACTAATTTAACCGGCGGAGATCAACGACAACGGCGGAGATCAGCAATCGCTGGTAGTTAGTACAAAACATTGCGGCAACAATGACAGTCAAtagttgttttgatttttttttttaaaactttacttGTGTGGCTAGCCAGATATTGACAAGTCAGCAGCCATGGAAACTTTTACCGGATGTTAACTGGAGGTTAACCGGCTGAAGGGGTGAAATGAGCTAAAATTACAAGTTCATgtgcttaattgcactttttgaaagtttaagggtccaattgacttttggtataatgtttgagggtttatttGATCCTTTTCCCAATTTTTTATATTGCATGTTTGGAATTTTTAGGTATTAATTTTGAAATAGTGTACTTTACTTCAGTTGTTCAGCAATAGGCATAACTGATGAAGGTAATCagcatttagttttttaatcaagggtcacacttgtgtgaaaccgtctcacggatccttattcatgagacgagacgagtcgggtcgggtcgaagcaacatacaaatgtaatacttttaaatcaacatataaaagtattatattttcccttcaaAGTATCACATtaaccttataagtaacaacaattttattcttgattagtacttcgtattacatttgagcatataagtatgacaattgtgcatataagtattatatctgcatcttgacccgacccgtcttacggtgagacggtcttgtaaacgcgaaaaacttgaattgtatatatatattcaaaattgaaaGTATCGGTTACAAGAAGTAGTATGTATCAAATGAAAAAGGGGTATAGTCTCTGTAtagaagtcctctgattctctactagaagtatgccGATTCGAAGTGTGCCTACTTCAGAGTATGCTAAACTGGAAGTATGACAATTGGAAGTGTACTGAATTCGGAGTATGCTGAATGGGAAGTGCGTCGAGTTTAAAGTATGATGAATTGAAAGTATGCAAATTGGAAGTGTACTGAATTCGAAGTATGTCGAATGGGAAGtgtgccgagttcagagtatgctgaattGAAAGTATTTCTCGCTGAAGGGCCTCCAGAGCTGTTCTTCAATAAATGCCAGGGCTTATATGtagcttgatcttcaaagatgGCTTCCGGTATTCAAACGTCGTGTTCCACAACGCAGATATACTGCAGGCGTGTTCCAGACGATATCCTGGCGATATTTCGACAGAGTTTCGGTATGTACATCTTCATTAAAACAACATAAAGAATTTGTCAGTATAAGGAGTAAGGCTATCAAGCTAGACAACCAAAAatgtagaaattaaaaaaaaaatatttagggtTTTGAgatgacaatttttaataatatttttaaaaatatattagccATATATCAGCCAAAATTATTCACTCACATATAATGAAATAATATGGCAATAATTAATATATGGTATTTACCAAATTGTATCACTTTTTTAATATAGAAATTTTACATGTGTAACTTTGACgtgttaaaaataatattttaaaaatatttttaataataaatattattaattttatttaattattttaacatatt contains these protein-coding regions:
- the LOC116015369 gene encoding protein PMR5-like, giving the protein MAPLSPPFTILCLLLLYCCVSASGRHRTPLLQANLSSCSLFVGSWVLDETYPIYQSSDCPAIIDPEFNCQMYGRPDTDYLKYRWKPANCDVPRFNGLDFLGRMRGKTVMFVGDSLGLNQWESLICMVSAFVPRSQTKMIRGDPLSAFKFLDYGVTLSFYRAPYLVDIDSVQGKRILKLDDISRNGIAWKNADVLSFNTGHWWVHKGNLQGWDYMESEGKLYQDMDRLGALEKGLRTWASWVDSNVDRSRTRLFFQGVSPTHYNPREWSAGTVTASKSCYGETAPTAVTGGAYPGVYPDQMKVIQEVIGNMSYPAFLLDITLLSAMRKDAHPSIYSGDLTPEQRANPDHSADCSHWCLPGLPDTWNQLFYTGLFF
- the LOC116016170 gene encoding uncharacterized protein LOC116016170, with product MNGGGFGFSGFSSINGGFGRLSNDKGFGFSNYNVNSSSIMEFPSSLPRVSFSDQNQPMKSSLPRVSASDQEQPRTSFLPRFSLSDQEQPGSSSSSSSDDDDDEQETPSPEKKKRRRRRRRKLEWHPVKSEAEFCPDAIAEYLNTPLSKRRKSVKLSLRVKKHLLYIGWEVRFGHTQTGARMCYISPDGKTYMSLTQVCSDITDSLPAIEPPLMANPQECKELAVYVPPPQADSQAISDYISFCDRKISSDSREKTEAKVKSKEHLLSSGWEFFYAHKKNKRELRYKAPCGKVFYSLLTACKWFAEANGDYLPREDSESRGVTDQSETDNVEVLGTVSQMGKPGFLESRSSSITAQDVEDSDQSGMLVKDSHQSRMLVKESDQSRMLVKDSEESRMLVKDSDQSRMLVKDSDLPIKQRLSFSTKRNILSGLIDSNVVLPWAKVQYRKKDGCVLKDGMITREGILCNCCQQVYGLSNFEAHANSTYHRPSSYIFLEDGRSLFDCQMEMKSKSDVKVPKTKGCNKQRSPKLPTIHDDICSICLDYGELLLCDGCPSSFHASCLGLKELPPGDWFCPSCCCGICHTNQFDRNKNQISDKTIMLGVSKATVSLNWTAFLKGNGSATTDVSSLCHIFERQGVGLGPSATGPDNLHSHLVLDLIFLGLRRVLGKRVPLGYNDLSWTLLKATKQNDSKENHGRLRAALGVMHECFASLEESGTNRDLVEDIIFSQWSDLNRLNFQGFYTAILERNDEIVTVATLRVHGEKVAEIPLIATLFKHRKLGMCRALMNQLEKVCTFNSVLPSFPLPFFSRFDCHEDLLLLVVQKLVELGVQRLVLPALPDAMNTWTGSFGFSVMSKTERQDFLDNTFLNFNGTIMCQKPLLLQSQSLRAEEDDVDGNNIPPASEAFLPDEEIELSGLFYLQQQGGFFSDFDEVKGDI